In the genome of Streptomyces sp. NBC_01264, one region contains:
- a CDS encoding IS3 family transposase, with amino-acid sequence MKPPARQPTTRSPTRSPCSTLPPARPTASRGFTPGLRRLGRKANRKRVARIMRQAGIQGVTRRKRRSLTRADKKARPAPDLIGRDFHAEIPGTKLVGDITYLPTAEGCLYLACWLDLATREIVGYAMADHEGPSRVKPQAGQGVLGCVAGPLPDRGVGTGAGQRSKHRDEAVKPTPPSAWIRQAGQPRRRAGKLTQFTRGRLEQTGDVRLTTHRSSGDRVTWSVPLIIGASMHAQMPY; translated from the coding sequence GTGAAGCCGCCCGCCAGGCAGCCGACGACGCGCTCGCCCACGAGATCACCGTGCTCCACATTGCCTCCCGCAAGACCTACGGCGTCCCGCGGATTCACGCCGGGGCTACGGCGTCTGGGCCGGAAGGCGAACCGCAAGCGCGTCGCCCGGATCATGCGGCAGGCCGGCATCCAGGGCGTCACCCGCCGCAAACGGCGCTCACTGACCCGCGCGGACAAGAAGGCCCGGCCGGCCCCCGACCTGATCGGCCGCGACTTCCACGCCGAAATCCCCGGCACCAAGCTGGTCGGCGACATCACCTACCTGCCCACCGCCGAGGGCTGTCTCTACCTCGCCTGCTGGCTCGACCTGGCCACACGCGAGATCGTCGGCTACGCCATGGCCGACCACGAGGGGCCCTCGAGGGTGAAACCCCAGGCAGGCCAGGGTGTCCTGGGGTGCGTGGCGGGCCCACTGCCCGATCGCGGCGTAGGAACGGGCGCCGGCCAGCGGTCAAAGCACCGAGACGAGGCTGTGAAGCCGACCCCGCCGAGCGCGTGGATACGGCAGGCAGGCCAACCGCGCCGCCGTGCCGGGAAGCTCACGCAGTTCACGCGAGGGCGACTTGAACAGACAGGCGATGTCAGACTGACGACACATCGGAGCTCCGGTGATCGGGTGACTTGGTCGG
- a CDS encoding IS5 family transposase (programmed frameshift), whose product MGRGTWSWIVPDGLWDIAEPLIPPSKVRAQGGGTADTPDETLFAAIIYVLVSGCAWRSLPPCFGISKSTAHRRFLVWSRAGVWGRLHEEILHRLDDAGLLDLSRAVLDSAHVRAKKGGELTGPSPVDRGKPGSKMHVLSDANGLPLLVGISAANTHDSLALKPMITGHQTRHDPHRGRYFKPRRLHADKAYDIPHLRKWLRGKRIGVRIARKGVESSERLGRRRWVIERTMSWLTGYRRLNHRYERHPRNYLAFLSLAAAICCYKRLARLTT is encoded by the exons ATGGGGCGGGGTACTTGGAGTTGGATTGTTCCGGACGGGCTGTGGGATATCGCGGAGCCGCTGATCCCGCCCTCGAAGGTGCGGGCGCAGGGTGGCGGAACTGCGGATACGCCTGATGAGACGCTGTTCGCAGCGATCATCTACGTGCTGGTCAGCGGATGCGCTTGGCGGTCGCTGCCGCCGTGCTTCGGGATATCGAAGTCGACCGCCCACCGCAGGTTCCTGGTCTGGTCGAGGGCTGGAGTGTGGGGCCGGCTACACGAGGAGATCCTGCACCGCCTCGACGACGCCGGCCTCCTCGACCTCTCCCGCGCAGTCCTGGACTCCGCCCACGTCCGCGCTA AAAAAGGGGGCGAACTCACAGGTCCGAGCCCCGTGGACCGGGGCAAGCCGGGCTCCAAGATGCACGTCCTGTCGGATGCGAACGGACTGCCCCTCCTCGTCGGCATCAGCGCCGCCAACACCCACGACAGCCTCGCGCTCAAGCCCATGATCACGGGCCACCAAACGAGACACGACCCCCATCGTGGCCGCTACTTCAAGCCCCGGCGCCTCCACGCCGACAAGGCCTACGACATTCCCCACCTGCGAAAATGGTTACGCGGGAAACGGATCGGGGTCCGTATCGCACGCAAGGGCGTCGAGTCATCGGAACGACTCGGCCGGCGCCGGTGGGTGATCGAGCGGACCATGTCGTGGCTGACCGGCTACCGCCGCCTCAACCACCGCTACGAACGCCACCCCCGCAACTACCTGGCCTTTCTGAGCCTCGCCGCAGCCATCTGCTGCTACAAACGGCTCGCCCGCCTCACCACATAG
- a CDS encoding glycosyltransferase family 2 protein, protein MTTAANDETYLGPLTLSVVVPMYNEEEALTALAARLRPTLDGCGEPYEVLAVDDGSTDATARMLEDLRVLWPQLRVVSLRRNSGHQAALTAGLHRARGSYAVSIDADLQDPPEAIPRMLALARAEGLDVVYGVRADRSTDSVFKRRTAAAYYRLVRRTVGAHVPAQVGDFRLLSRPVLESLKELPDQRQVYRLLIPSLGFPSGQITYRREERVAGATKYPLRKMVMLALDSITGFSAAPLRLATAMGALSLVVCFLFLAWTITVYTLGKALPGWTSLVITVLFFGAVQLFCLGLLGEYLARIYTAVQARPTYAVAHDTAEEQQVSDFAGACLKDRVSP, encoded by the coding sequence ATGACGACCGCCGCGAACGACGAGACATACCTGGGACCGTTGACACTTTCGGTCGTCGTCCCTATGTACAACGAGGAAGAGGCCCTGACCGCGCTGGCCGCGCGGCTGCGGCCCACCCTGGACGGGTGCGGTGAACCGTATGAGGTCCTCGCCGTCGATGACGGCTCGACCGACGCGACCGCCCGGATGCTGGAAGACCTGCGTGTGCTCTGGCCCCAACTGCGTGTCGTGTCCCTGCGGCGCAACAGCGGCCACCAGGCGGCCCTCACCGCCGGGCTACACCGGGCACGCGGCTCCTACGCGGTCAGCATCGACGCCGATCTCCAGGACCCGCCGGAGGCCATCCCGCGGATGCTGGCCCTCGCCCGGGCGGAGGGGCTGGACGTCGTCTACGGCGTCCGAGCCGACCGCTCCACCGACAGCGTGTTCAAGCGCCGGACCGCAGCCGCGTACTACCGGCTGGTGCGCCGCACGGTCGGGGCACACGTCCCGGCCCAGGTCGGCGACTTCCGCCTGCTGTCCCGGCCGGTCCTGGAAAGTCTCAAAGAACTGCCAGACCAGCGGCAGGTCTACCGCCTGCTCATACCCTCACTGGGCTTCCCGAGTGGACAGATCACCTACCGGCGCGAGGAACGCGTGGCCGGCGCCACCAAGTACCCCCTTCGCAAGATGGTGATGCTGGCCCTCGACAGCATCACCGGCTTCTCGGCCGCCCCGCTGCGCCTGGCAACGGCGATGGGCGCTCTCAGCCTCGTGGTCTGCTTCCTGTTCCTCGCCTGGACGATCACCGTCTACACCCTGGGAAAGGCCCTGCCCGGCTGGACCTCCCTGGTCATCACGGTGCTGTTCTTCGGCGCCGTCCAGCTCTTCTGCCTGGGCCTGCTCGGCGAGTACCTGGCCCGCATCTACACGGCCGTCCAGGCCCGACCCACCTATGCCGTCGCCCACGACACAGCCGAGGAGCAGCAGGTGAGCGACTTCGCTGGAGCGTGTCTGAAAGATCGTGTAAGTCCGTGA
- a CDS encoding IS3 family transposase yields MTALVDEHPCLGVECVLRELHIPSSTYYRWRRAEAEPCERRRRDVELTERIKEIHADSGGNYGSPRVHAVLKREGVHVGRKRVERLMREADIAGVSPRRKGFTRRDPKATLAPDLVNRDFTAPAPNRLWVTDLTMISTGEGPLWLSAIRDAFSRRVVAWETSARADADLVLTTLEYALASREVEPGQLIHHADHGCQYTSIKLTTRLMRAGVEASMGSIGDSYDNALAENLWMLIKTEGLRGRTFTTRAEANLALFEYIDGFYNSRRIQERLGFLSPIEYEEKHYANQATAEPANLNTRQPLLTS; encoded by the coding sequence GTGACGGCGCTCGTTGACGAGCACCCGTGCCTGGGAGTCGAGTGCGTACTTCGGGAACTGCACATCCCCTCCTCCACCTACTACCGCTGGCGCCGTGCAGAGGCCGAGCCGTGCGAGCGAAGGCGCCGTGACGTCGAGCTGACCGAGCGGATCAAAGAGATCCACGCGGATTCCGGCGGCAACTACGGCTCGCCGCGGGTACACGCCGTCCTCAAGCGTGAGGGTGTCCACGTGGGCCGCAAGCGGGTCGAGCGCCTGATGCGCGAGGCCGACATCGCGGGGGTCAGCCCACGGCGCAAGGGCTTCACGCGCCGGGACCCGAAGGCCACCCTGGCCCCGGACCTGGTCAACAGGGACTTCACCGCACCGGCTCCGAACCGGTTGTGGGTCACCGACCTCACCATGATCTCCACCGGTGAGGGGCCTCTGTGGCTCTCGGCGATCCGCGACGCCTTCTCCCGCCGGGTGGTCGCCTGGGAGACTTCCGCCCGCGCGGACGCCGACCTGGTGCTGACCACCCTGGAGTACGCCCTCGCGTCCCGCGAGGTCGAGCCCGGCCAGCTGATTCATCACGCGGACCACGGCTGTCAATACACGTCTATCAAGCTCACAACCCGGCTAATGAGAGCTGGAGTTGAAGCGTCCATGGGCTCGATCGGCGACTCATACGATAACGCTCTCGCGGAGAACCTCTGGATGCTCATCAAAACCGAGGGCCTCCGTGGCCGGACCTTCACCACCCGGGCTGAGGCGAACCTCGCGCTCTTCGAGTACATCGATGGCTTCTACAACTCCCGTCGCATCCAGGAACGGCTCGGCTTCCTCAGCCCGATCGAGTACGAAGAGAAGCACTACGCCAACCAGGCGACGGCCGAACCAGCGAACCTGAACACCCGTCAACCCCTCCTGACCAGCTAA
- a CDS encoding transposase — MAAPRKYSLELRERAVRMYRTAEPKPQIKKLAVDFGVHPEALRGWIRQAEADAGERDDRLTTDERAELAALRKENVQLKRANDVLRTASAFFAAQLDPTRPR, encoded by the coding sequence ATGGCTGCACCCCGGAAATACTCGCTCGAGTTGCGTGAGCGTGCGGTACGGATGTATCGCACCGCGGAGCCGAAGCCCCAGATCAAGAAGCTGGCTGTCGACTTCGGCGTGCATCCCGAGGCCCTGCGCGGGTGGATCCGCCAGGCGGAGGCGGATGCCGGCGAACGCGATGACCGGCTCACCACCGACGAACGCGCCGAGCTCGCGGCCCTGCGCAAGGAGAATGTCCAGCTCAAGCGGGCCAACGACGTACTGCGGACGGCCTCGGCGTTTTTCGCGGCGCAACTCGACCCGACCCGGCCCAGGTGA